A genome region from Deinococcus seoulensis includes the following:
- a CDS encoding alpha/beta fold hydrolase produces the protein MTDGHPLIVPVNGLSTHAWVRGRGKPVVIVPGLGCASWMYARLARELARERQVFVYDPPGHGYSEGRAGYPVCISHLTDHLAAWMTRVNLRSAPLLGHSLGGEVIIDLAGRYPHLSGPLIACAPTGIPENPSVRMQLLRLLRDLPRERPGLLLPGLKAYAHCGARRMILLARDQEDHMTGPLLGQVRVPTLLLDGLSDPVIRSWTVRRIQADIPGAVIRQIPGAPHGLTDTHPRAVAAFALEFLRELNM, from the coding sequence ATGACTGACGGTCACCCGCTGATCGTTCCCGTGAACGGCCTGAGCACGCACGCCTGGGTGCGCGGGCGCGGGAAACCGGTCGTGATCGTGCCGGGCCTCGGTTGCGCCTCGTGGATGTACGCGCGGCTGGCACGCGAACTGGCCCGCGAACGGCAGGTGTTCGTGTACGACCCGCCGGGCCACGGGTACAGCGAGGGCCGCGCCGGTTACCCGGTGTGCATCTCGCACCTGACAGATCATCTGGCCGCCTGGATGACCCGCGTGAACCTGCGCAGCGCGCCCTTGCTGGGGCACTCGCTGGGAGGGGAGGTGATCATCGATCTTGCGGGGCGCTACCCGCACCTGAGCGGCCCGCTGATCGCCTGCGCGCCCACCGGCATTCCCGAGAACCCCAGCGTGCGCATGCAACTGCTGCGGCTGCTGCGGGACCTGCCACGCGAACGTCCGGGCCTGCTGCTGCCGGGCCTGAAAGCGTACGCGCACTGCGGGGCGCGACGCATGATCCTCCTGGCCCGCGATCAGGAGGACCACATGACCGGCCCGCTGCTGGGGCAGGTGAGGGTGCCAACCCTGCTGCTGGACGGCCTGTCGGACCCGGTGATCCGCTCGTGGACGGTCCGGCGCATCCAGGCGGACATTCCCGGTGCGGTCATCCGGCAGATTCCGGGTGCGCCGCACGGCCTGACGGACACGCACCCGAGGGCGGTTGCGGCATTTGCGCTGGAGTTTCTGCGCGAACTGAACATGTAA
- the aspS gene encoding aspartate--tRNA ligase, which translates to MKRTALIGQLNDTHAHQTVTLQGWVNRRRDLGGLIFLELRDRSGLVQVQVEPDSAAFADADRLRAEYVAEIEGTYQPRPEGQRKGGAADYEVIATRVRVLNTAKTPPFELEKGESVSEDIRLKFRYLDLRRPEMQRNLMLRSRAVAAVTAFLDREGFVQVETPMLTKSTPEGARDFLVPSRQNPGEFYALPQSPQLFKQMLMIAGYDRYYQLARCFRDEDLRADRQPDFTQLDMEMSFVEQDDILETQEQLMAHVFRETLGVELPVPFPRLPYFDAMNDYGSDKPDLRFDHKFVDVTDLFQGGEFKAFADAQTVKVIAAPELTRKQIDELERVAKQNGARGLAWLKRDGDGFTGGVSKFVTAVAAELLSRTGVGQGGTLLFAAGDWKKAVSALGAVRLALRDLFDLTSGGPQFHVSWVTDFPQLEFDEDSGTWTYMHHPFTAPHPDDVALFGTDRQGEIRAQAYDLVLNGFEVGGGSVRIHDPAVQARMFQAIGFTEAQAREKFGFFMDALEYGTPPHGGIAWGFDRLIMVMSGASSIREVIAFPKNNRGADLLALAPSPVDAAQLAEVGLEVTPPAAAEEPALS; encoded by the coding sequence ATGAAACGCACCGCCCTGATCGGCCAACTGAACGACACGCACGCCCACCAGACCGTCACATTGCAGGGCTGGGTGAACCGCCGCCGCGATCTGGGCGGCCTGATCTTCCTGGAACTGCGGGACCGCAGCGGGCTGGTGCAGGTGCAGGTGGAACCCGACTCGGCTGCCTTCGCGGACGCTGACCGCCTGCGCGCCGAGTACGTCGCGGAGATCGAGGGCACGTACCAGCCCCGCCCGGAAGGGCAGCGCAAGGGTGGCGCGGCCGACTACGAGGTCATCGCCACGCGCGTGCGCGTCCTGAACACCGCCAAGACCCCACCGTTCGAGCTGGAGAAGGGTGAGAGCGTCTCCGAGGACATCCGCCTGAAGTTCCGGTACCTGGACCTGCGCCGCCCCGAGATGCAGCGCAACCTGATGCTCCGCAGCCGCGCCGTGGCGGCCGTCACGGCCTTCCTGGACCGCGAGGGGTTCGTGCAGGTCGAGACGCCCATGCTCACCAAGTCCACCCCGGAGGGCGCCCGCGACTTCCTTGTGCCCAGCCGCCAGAACCCCGGCGAGTTCTACGCGCTGCCGCAGAGTCCGCAGCTGTTCAAGCAGATGCTGATGATCGCCGGATACGACCGTTACTACCAGCTGGCCCGCTGCTTCCGCGACGAGGACCTGCGCGCCGACCGCCAGCCGGACTTCACGCAGCTGGACATGGAAATGAGTTTCGTGGAGCAGGACGACATCCTCGAAACGCAGGAGCAGCTGATGGCGCACGTGTTCCGCGAGACGCTGGGCGTGGAGCTGCCGGTGCCCTTCCCGCGCCTCCCGTACTTCGACGCCATGAACGACTACGGCAGCGACAAACCCGACCTGCGCTTCGATCACAAGTTCGTGGACGTGACGGACCTGTTCCAGGGCGGCGAGTTCAAGGCTTTCGCAGACGCGCAGACGGTCAAGGTCATCGCCGCGCCGGAACTGACCCGCAAGCAGATCGACGAACTCGAACGGGTCGCCAAGCAGAACGGCGCGCGCGGCCTCGCGTGGCTCAAACGAGACGGTGACGGCTTCACGGGCGGCGTCAGCAAGTTCGTGACCGCCGTGGCAGCCGAACTGCTGTCCCGCACCGGCGTCGGCCAGGGCGGCACGCTGCTGTTCGCCGCCGGAGACTGGAAGAAAGCCGTGTCCGCGCTGGGTGCCGTGCGCCTCGCGCTGCGCGACCTGTTCGACCTGACCAGTGGCGGCCCGCAGTTCCACGTGTCCTGGGTCACGGACTTCCCGCAACTGGAATTCGACGAGGACAGCGGCACCTGGACGTACATGCACCACCCCTTCACCGCCCCCCACCCGGACGACGTGGCCCTGTTCGGCACGGACCGTCAGGGCGAAATCCGCGCCCAGGCCTACGACCTCGTCCTGAACGGCTTCGAGGTCGGCGGCGGCAGCGTCCGAATTCACGACCCGGCCGTGCAGGCCCGGATGTTCCAGGCGATCGGCTTCACCGAGGCGCAGGCCCGCGAGAAGTTCGGATTCTTCATGGACGCCCTCGAGTACGGCACGCCCCCGCACGGCGGGATCGCCTGGGGCTTCGACCGCCTGATCATGGTCATGAGCGGCGCGAGCAGCATCCGCGAAGTCATCGCCTTCCCGAAGAACAACCGTGGCGCGGACCTGTTGGCGCTTGCCCCCTCCCCCGTCGACGCCGCGCAACTCGCGGAAGTCGGCCTGGAAGTCACGCCGCCCGCCGCAGCGGAGGAGCCAGCGCTCAGCTGA
- the hisS gene encoding histidine--tRNA ligase has protein sequence MAIRRPKGTEDHLPAGSPKLTLDVSAAAHGWVVETARRVLERAGAQRIDTPLFEEADLVKRGVGGSTDIVRKEMFTVYYFGDHGGYILRPEGTASIVRAFLQNGLKQLPSPLKLWTHGPMFRAERQQRGRLRQFHQVDYEVLGGSDALVDAEAIALMVGVVRELGLTGVRVKLGSIGDPEDREAYNAYLRELFTPHLERLSDDSRDRLTRNPMRILDSKSEDDQTLIAELNVKPMLDFLGEDARANFDAVQGYLRDWGVEFDVDPSIVRGLDYYRRTAWELHHEGVGAKSALGGGGRYDGLAEQIGAQAVPGIGWAFGVERLLIALEAEGHPLPALAGPAVYVAALEDSLVPAAAAAALAARTSVRAEFAYRALKPGNAFRDAERRGALFAGLIGSEEAAAGTVQLKNLRSAEQFTVLLADLPSFLAAQEQALTATPTILENE, from the coding sequence ATGGCGATTAGGCGCCCCAAGGGCACAGAAGACCACCTGCCGGCCGGCAGTCCGAAACTCACGCTGGACGTTTCGGCTGCCGCGCACGGGTGGGTCGTGGAGACGGCGCGGCGCGTGCTGGAACGCGCGGGCGCGCAGCGGATCGATACGCCGCTGTTCGAGGAGGCGGACCTCGTCAAGCGTGGCGTGGGCGGCAGTACCGACATTGTCCGTAAGGAGATGTTCACGGTGTATTACTTCGGGGATCACGGCGGGTACATCCTGCGGCCCGAGGGAACCGCGAGTATCGTGCGGGCGTTCCTGCAGAACGGCCTCAAGCAATTGCCGTCCCCGCTGAAACTGTGGACGCACGGCCCGATGTTCCGCGCCGAGCGGCAGCAGCGCGGGCGGCTGCGGCAGTTCCATCAGGTGGATTACGAGGTGCTGGGCGGCTCGGACGCGCTGGTGGACGCCGAGGCGATCGCCCTGATGGTGGGCGTGGTCCGGGAACTGGGCCTGACGGGCGTGCGCGTGAAACTGGGCAGTATCGGCGACCCGGAGGACCGCGAGGCGTACAACGCGTACCTTCGTGAGCTGTTCACGCCGCACCTGGAGCGCCTGAGTGACGATTCCCGCGACCGCCTGACCCGCAACCCCATGCGGATCCTGGACAGCAAGAGCGAGGACGACCAGACCCTGATCGCAGAGCTGAACGTAAAACCCATGCTGGACTTCCTGGGCGAGGACGCCCGCGCGAACTTTGATGCGGTGCAGGGCTACCTGCGCGACTGGGGCGTGGAGTTCGACGTGGACCCCAGCATCGTGCGCGGCCTGGACTACTACCGCCGCACTGCCTGGGAACTGCACCACGAGGGTGTCGGCGCGAAATCCGCGCTGGGCGGCGGGGGCCGCTATGACGGACTGGCCGAGCAGATCGGCGCGCAGGCCGTGCCGGGCATCGGCTGGGCGTTCGGTGTGGAACGCCTGCTGATCGCGCTGGAAGCCGAGGGGCACCCGCTGCCCGCGCTGGCGGGACCAGCCGTGTACGTCGCGGCGCTCGAGGACAGCCTTGTGCCCGCTGCGGCGGCGGCCGCCCTGGCCGCGCGCACGTCGGTGCGGGCCGAGTTCGCGTACCGCGCCCTGAAACCCGGCAACGCCTTCCGTGACGCCGAGCGGCGCGGCGCGCTGTTCGCGGGCCTGATCGGGTCCGAGGAAGCCGCCGCCGGAACCGTGCAACTCAAGAACCTGCGCAGCGCCGAGCAGTTCACGGTCCTTCTCGCCGACCTGCCTTCCTTCCTGGCCGCGCAGGAACAGGCTCTCACCGCCACCCCCACGATTCTGGAGAACGAATGA
- a CDS encoding IPT/TIG domain-containing protein, translating to MLIKVSGAAVRGGTVTIQGRYLGGPSTGQVRLGASEDGQGGYLFPASAVQSWTDSEIVLTVPADAPVGASWLFVEVAGKQSTGLPYSVQQ from the coding sequence ATGTTGATCAAGGTGTCCGGAGCGGCCGTGCGCGGCGGGACCGTGACCATTCAGGGCCGTTACCTGGGCGGCCCGTCGACCGGCCAGGTTCGCCTGGGGGCCAGCGAGGACGGCCAGGGCGGGTACCTGTTCCCCGCGTCGGCGGTGCAGTCCTGGACGGACAGCGAGATCGTGCTGACTGTTCCGGCCGACGCGCCGGTCGGGGCGAGCTGGCTGTTCGTGGAGGTAGCCGGGAAGCAGTCGACCGGGCTGCCGTACAGCGTTCAGCAGTAA
- a CDS encoding diacylglycerol/lipid kinase family protein, whose product MTADPRTTSDTPPTSHTTPGRVLVIFNPKSGSGDSELPAFLKLLREGGAHVTERQLEKDTPIEEYLSDLGSFDALVAAGGDGTVSSVAYAARYKNVPLLAFPAGTANLIAQNLDLPTDAPALARIMQAGHSLRVDLGEIEVQGERSGFCMLAGAGADATMIKDSEELKERFGVMAYVMSAMKQLNPKKTTFHLTIDGEKREFEGIGVMVANFGMANYRLPITSDISPSDGRFTVILMKAGNLVRLIPNLIDSVRAKLNLGDPIFSGNLETVEARTITVDAADPFPLQYDGELHVETTPFNARILPGAVRFITAAKADDVET is encoded by the coding sequence ATGACCGCCGACCCCCGCACCACCAGCGACACCCCCCCCACCTCCCACACCACACCCGGCCGCGTCCTGGTGATCTTCAACCCGAAAAGCGGCAGCGGCGACAGCGAACTCCCGGCCTTCCTGAAACTTCTGCGCGAAGGCGGCGCGCACGTCACGGAACGGCAGCTGGAAAAAGACACGCCCATCGAGGAGTACCTGAGCGACCTGGGCAGCTTCGACGCGCTCGTCGCCGCCGGGGGAGACGGCACGGTCAGCAGCGTCGCGTACGCCGCCCGGTACAAGAACGTGCCGCTGCTGGCATTCCCGGCCGGAACCGCGAACCTGATCGCGCAGAACCTCGACCTGCCCACCGACGCCCCCGCACTGGCCCGCATCATGCAGGCCGGCCACAGCCTGCGCGTGGACCTCGGCGAGATCGAAGTGCAGGGAGAACGCAGCGGCTTCTGCATGCTCGCCGGCGCCGGCGCAGACGCCACCATGATCAAGGACAGCGAGGAACTCAAGGAACGCTTCGGCGTCATGGCGTACGTCATGAGCGCCATGAAACAACTCAACCCGAAGAAAACCACCTTCCACCTGACCATCGACGGCGAGAAACGCGAGTTCGAAGGGATCGGCGTGATGGTCGCCAACTTCGGCATGGCCAACTACCGCCTGCCGATCACCAGCGACATCAGCCCCAGCGACGGCCGCTTCACGGTCATCCTGATGAAAGCCGGGAATCTCGTCCGACTCATCCCCAACCTGATCGACTCCGTCCGCGCCAAACTGAACCTCGGGGACCCCATCTTCAGCGGCAACCTCGAAACCGTGGAGGCCCGCACCATCACCGTGGACGCCGCCGACCCGTTCCCCCTGCAGTACGACGGCGAACTGCACGTCGAAACCACCCCCTTCAACGCCCGCATCCTTCCCGGAGCCGTGCGGTTCATCACCGCCGCGAAAGCAGACGACGTCGAAACCTGA
- a CDS encoding tyrosine-type recombinase/integrase, with protein MTQSIQAYTGDRLAQARALAGLTDEALRVRAITAARDKAFEDLWALTLAYLSSDTSAGVKLSPHTLRAYRKGVEVLVEHAGANAWNLLHPGRREPSLFVASLTASGLKPATVQARVAAAGALYRALRWAGATDADPFADVKRPKDRTKGVVKNPPYRADFVQAMLAEADVQEQVLLLLLTHAGLRIAEALAVEWEHVDLGRRRLLVAHGKGDKARIVPLSARLREALGALQAGRVAAPGSGGRVLSFRAYSTAYERLQRLALRCGMVQEFRGFHAGRKYAGTQLYAAVKDFTRVAGFLGHEQVDTTRRYVELPEDDLDDVVEGFR; from the coding sequence ATGACCCAGAGTATCCAGGCGTACACCGGCGACCGCCTCGCCCAGGCCCGCGCCCTCGCCGGGCTGACCGACGAAGCCCTGCGCGTCCGCGCCATCACCGCCGCGCGCGACAAGGCCTTCGAGGACCTGTGGGCACTCACGCTCGCGTACCTCAGCAGCGACACCAGCGCGGGCGTGAAACTCAGTCCGCATACGCTGCGCGCCTACCGCAAGGGCGTGGAGGTGCTGGTCGAGCACGCGGGCGCGAACGCCTGGAATCTGCTGCACCCGGGGCGGCGCGAACCGTCGCTGTTCGTGGCGTCCCTGACCGCGTCGGGCCTGAAACCGGCGACGGTGCAGGCGCGGGTGGCGGCGGCGGGCGCGTTGTACCGGGCGTTGCGCTGGGCGGGCGCGACGGACGCCGATCCGTTCGCGGACGTGAAGCGCCCGAAGGACCGGACGAAGGGCGTGGTGAAGAACCCGCCGTACCGGGCGGATTTCGTGCAGGCGATGCTGGCCGAGGCGGACGTGCAGGAGCAGGTACTGCTGCTGCTGCTGACGCACGCGGGGCTGCGGATCGCGGAGGCGCTGGCGGTCGAGTGGGAGCACGTGGACCTGGGGCGGCGGAGGCTACTGGTGGCGCACGGCAAGGGCGACAAGGCGCGGATCGTGCCGCTCAGTGCGCGGCTGCGCGAGGCGCTGGGGGCGTTGCAGGCCGGGCGGGTGGCCGCGCCGGGCTCAGGTGGGCGGGTCCTGTCGTTCCGGGCGTACTCGACGGCGTACGAGCGGTTGCAGCGGCTGGCGCTGCGTTGCGGGATGGTGCAGGAGTTCCGGGGGTTCCATGCGGGGCGCAAGTACGCGGGCACGCAGCTGTACGCGGCCGTCAAGGATTTCACGCGGGTGGCGGGGTTCCTGGGGCATGAGCAGGTGGACACGACCCGCCGGTACGTGGAGTTGCCGGAGGATGACCTGGATGATGTGGTCGAGGGGTTCCGCTAG
- the lnt gene encoding apolipoprotein N-acyltransferase: MPAPAIAALLGLTLAACGLPLPWSFLSALPLAALLGYAAAAPTRRAVTARVFWGGFGYFALHLWWLGAFLQQLLGAAPLVVILFALEAAFLAVMAAIAVTLTRTPTGRIWALAGGWVILEWLRFLGPLAFPWPTLGYTLLPTPAIQIADLGGVLLGSVLVAFTAASLAHAWTNRHSPNRQQQGRRPLAPAVLAAVAWAAALGYGATRTPGDGPEQPMRVLRVTFDAFGRASGQLTPEEQFAAQTAASVNRPPGSVIVWSEGAISSPGTRPAPGQTIPAFPGPGISGVGGYEALTPSGPDPIRQPGTSREFNTVASLSAGGTIQSMSAKARLVPFGEEFPFRPILGPVYRVIETSLGFTLASMTPNPNPTPLTLGGVLYGAYICYDSVFPWVARALANGGAQVLVNPSNDGWYQGWGVQQHFGMGRVRAIETRRWVVRSVNNGVAGTVNDLGQPVQTVDNGQELQALDVRPKLLTGTTVYMRLGDWPALMLAALMVAYGVRQDRRRNDRLN; the protein is encoded by the coding sequence ATGCCCGCCCCCGCCATAGCCGCCCTGCTCGGACTGACCCTCGCCGCGTGCGGCCTGCCCCTCCCGTGGAGTTTCCTGAGTGCCCTGCCCCTGGCCGCCCTGCTCGGGTACGCCGCCGCCGCACCGACCCGCCGGGCTGTGACGGCCCGCGTGTTCTGGGGCGGCTTCGGGTACTTCGCGCTGCACCTGTGGTGGCTGGGCGCGTTCCTGCAACAACTCCTCGGGGCCGCGCCGCTGGTGGTCATCCTGTTCGCACTGGAAGCCGCGTTCCTGGCTGTCATGGCCGCCATCGCGGTGACGCTGACCCGCACGCCCACCGGCCGTATCTGGGCCCTCGCGGGCGGGTGGGTGATCCTGGAATGGCTGCGTTTCCTGGGGCCGCTCGCGTTCCCGTGGCCCACCCTGGGGTACACGCTGCTGCCCACGCCCGCCATTCAGATCGCGGACCTGGGCGGCGTGCTGCTCGGCAGTGTGCTGGTCGCGTTCACCGCCGCCAGCCTCGCCCACGCCTGGACAAACAGACACTCACCGAACCGGCAGCAGCAGGGGAGACGCCCCCTCGCCCCGGCCGTCCTGGCGGCCGTCGCCTGGGCCGCCGCGCTCGGGTACGGCGCCACCCGCACGCCCGGCGACGGCCCCGAACAACCCATGCGGGTCCTGCGCGTCACCTTCGACGCGTTCGGCCGCGCCAGCGGACAGCTCACCCCGGAAGAACAGTTTGCCGCGCAGACCGCCGCCAGCGTGAACCGCCCACCCGGCAGCGTCATCGTCTGGAGCGAGGGCGCCATCAGCTCACCCGGCACCCGCCCCGCCCCCGGCCAGACCATCCCCGCGTTCCCCGGCCCCGGCATCAGCGGCGTCGGCGGGTACGAAGCACTCACCCCGTCCGGCCCGGACCCCATCCGGCAACCCGGCACCTCCCGGGAATTCAACACCGTCGCCAGCCTGAGCGCAGGCGGCACCATCCAGAGCATGAGCGCCAAGGCCCGCCTCGTCCCGTTCGGCGAGGAATTCCCGTTCCGTCCCATCCTCGGCCCCGTGTACCGCGTCATCGAAACCTCACTGGGCTTCACGCTGGCCAGCATGACTCCCAACCCCAACCCCACACCACTCACGCTCGGTGGCGTCCTGTACGGCGCGTACATCTGCTACGACAGCGTGTTCCCCTGGGTCGCCCGTGCGCTGGCCAACGGGGGCGCGCAGGTGCTCGTGAACCCCAGCAACGACGGCTGGTACCAGGGTTGGGGCGTGCAGCAGCACTTTGGCATGGGCCGTGTCCGCGCCATCGAAACCCGCCGCTGGGTCGTGCGCAGCGTCAACAACGGCGTCGCCGGAACCGTGAACGATCTCGGGCAACCCGTGCAGACCGTGGACAACGGCCAGGAACTCCAGGCACTCGACGTCCGCCCGAAACTCCTGACCGGCACCACCGTCTACATGCGCCTCGGCGACTGGCCCGCGCTGATGCTGGCGGCGCTGATGGTCGCGTACGGCGTCCGGCAGGACCGCCGCCGGAACGACCGCCTGAATTGA
- a CDS encoding metallophosphoesterase family protein, with amino-acid sequence MRLAFISDLHGNIHALTAVKRFLSEHIVNQVIVVGDLVGYGASPGPVIDFVKREGWVTGLGSSDMRVAMELGDRADRKGVADQVLNWTKKMLAPEQVDFLRRLPPGGRITTPIGRVRYFHGSPHDPEARLDLMAQERELEALAETLGARVVVVGGSHVPFVRVIGETTFVDPGSVGLTLNHEPGADVAIVDCVGRKPKVSLHKVTYDFASSAFDIMAWNLPPVIADVIRTGRMG; translated from the coding sequence TTGCGACTGGCCTTCATCAGCGATCTTCATGGGAACATTCACGCCTTGACTGCGGTCAAGCGTTTTCTGTCGGAACATATCGTCAATCAGGTGATTGTGGTGGGCGACCTTGTCGGGTACGGCGCGAGTCCGGGTCCGGTCATCGATTTCGTGAAACGCGAGGGGTGGGTGACGGGCCTGGGGTCCAGTGACATGCGCGTGGCGATGGAACTCGGGGACCGCGCGGACCGCAAGGGCGTGGCGGATCAGGTGCTGAACTGGACGAAGAAGATGCTGGCGCCCGAGCAGGTGGATTTCCTGCGTCGCCTGCCGCCGGGCGGGCGGATCACCACGCCGATCGGGCGGGTCCGGTACTTTCACGGCAGTCCGCACGACCCGGAGGCGCGTCTGGACCTGATGGCGCAGGAGCGTGAGCTGGAGGCGCTGGCCGAGACGCTGGGCGCGCGGGTGGTCGTGGTGGGCGGGTCGCACGTGCCGTTCGTGCGGGTGATCGGTGAGACGACGTTCGTGGATCCCGGCAGCGTGGGCCTGACCCTGAACCACGAGCCGGGCGCGGACGTTGCGATCGTGGATTGCGTGGGCCGCAAACCGAAGGTGTCGCTGCACAAGGTCACGTACGATTTCGCGTCGAGTGCGTTCGACATCATGGCGTGGAACCTGCCGCCCGTGATCGCGGACGTGATCCGCACCGGCCGCATGGGCTGA
- a CDS encoding alanine--glyoxylate aminotransferase family protein has protein sequence MFEDPYTEHVLLTPGPTPIHPRAQQALMRPMLGHMDPEIFALNTEIQADLRAMYGTTDTTFTALLAGTGSLGMEAGFANLVENGDEVLVCANGSFGQRMADMAARYGANVRLVTAPLGEAINPEDVAAQMNGVQMVAVVHGETSTGVLNPVPQIAQIARQHGALLTVDAVTTAGMEPFHMAEWGVDYAYTGAQKCLSAPPGLAPVAISDRAMARYHARRTPTPLWYCDFEGLRDYWERHTYHHTVPVNLHYALHAALRAALDEGMLNRKARVQHVGQAIQAALAPLGFTPYVLRPEDRLPTVLALRLPDGFDDAGVRRALRQREISVTGGLGATAGLIWRLGLMGETARPAPYRALMDALEDLLGVQGLTERFNDALEPVPA, from the coding sequence ATGTTCGAGGACCCCTACACCGAGCACGTCCTGCTGACGCCCGGCCCCACCCCCATCCATCCCCGCGCCCAGCAGGCCCTCATGCGACCCATGCTCGGCCACATGGACCCCGAAATCTTCGCGCTGAACACCGAAATCCAGGCGGACCTGCGCGCCATGTACGGCACGACCGACACCACCTTCACCGCGCTGCTCGCCGGAACCGGCAGCCTCGGCATGGAAGCCGGATTCGCCAACCTAGTCGAGAACGGCGACGAGGTCCTCGTGTGCGCCAACGGCTCGTTCGGGCAGCGCATGGCCGACATGGCCGCCCGCTACGGCGCGAACGTCCGCCTCGTCACCGCCCCACTCGGCGAGGCCATCAACCCCGAGGACGTGGCCGCGCAGATGAACGGCGTGCAGATGGTCGCCGTCGTGCACGGCGAGACCAGCACCGGCGTCCTGAACCCCGTCCCGCAGATCGCGCAGATCGCCCGGCAGCACGGCGCACTCCTGACCGTGGACGCCGTCACGACCGCCGGGATGGAACCCTTCCACATGGCCGAGTGGGGCGTGGACTACGCCTACACCGGCGCGCAGAAATGCCTCAGCGCCCCACCCGGCCTGGCCCCCGTCGCCATCAGCGACCGCGCCATGGCCCGCTACCACGCCCGCCGCACGCCCACCCCGCTGTGGTACTGCGATTTCGAGGGCCTGCGCGACTACTGGGAGCGCCACACCTACCACCACACGGTGCCCGTGAACCTGCACTACGCCCTGCACGCCGCCCTGCGCGCCGCACTGGACGAGGGCATGCTGAACCGCAAGGCCCGCGTGCAGCACGTCGGGCAGGCCATTCAGGCGGCGCTGGCCCCGCTGGGCTTCACGCCCTACGTGCTGCGCCCCGAAGACCGCCTGCCCACCGTCCTCGCGCTGCGCCTCCCGGACGGCTTCGACGACGCAGGCGTCCGCCGCGCGCTGCGCCAGCGGGAGATCAGCGTCACGGGCGGCCTGGGCGCCACCGCCGGCCTGATCTGGCGACTGGGTCTGATGGGTGAAACGGCCCGCCCCGCCCCGTACCGCGCCCTGATGGACGCCCTGGAAGACCTGCTGGGCGTGCAGGGCCTCACCGAACGGTTCAACGACGCGCTGGAACCCGTTCCCGCCTGA